A window of the Drosophila simulans strain w501 chromosome 2L, Prin_Dsim_3.1, whole genome shotgun sequence genome harbors these coding sequences:
- the LOC6730919 gene encoding uncharacterized protein LOC6730919 isoform X1, producing the protein MIKFVRQKNRENTLRESKNFMRKKRESNDSGTESDGELLDVENQRHLDVDMETSVAGQKPIASAMMCHQQTSSSCAHLMYDQHSSEEELEVINGPSSQAGQHPGTAATGSSCASRISNRGCTSSLDTEAPYEERATTSNSKRSSSTLMVENRKRSLAHSSDDELRNSLEPILTPVNFRTSPPLEAFKPNRSHMMFRSTTPLILSEARCGIENIKLCDNSVNEENGDNGGGGGVANSSKCAKIGAGNASGTGTATGNGNGGNENEPSVIKACSSSLKMSNSSHHIYQPQPKYSFHYNSSRSSPASTTGLDMEVRSVSPPAKLFHCAISPRRRPSNNASGAAGGATTISPSSASSSSATTTTHNAANSAGNAANVTAVATQRLQRPHRPCLDFDKMQQVSL; encoded by the exons ATGATAAAGTTTGTCAGACAGAAAAATCGCGAAAATACACTGAGGGAATCGAAAAATTTTATGCGTAAAAAG CGTGAATCGAATGACTCTGGCACCGAATCTGATGGTGAACTCCTCGATGTGGAAAACCAACGTCACTTAGACGTGGATATGGAAACTA gtgttgctggccaaaaaccaatAGCTTCTGCAATGATGTGTCACCAGCAGACGTCGTCATCCTGCGCCCATCTCATGTACGACCAGCACAGTTCCGAGGAGGAGTTGGAGGTGATCAACGGGCCGTCCTCGCAGGCGGGTCAGCATCCCGGAACGGCGGCCACAGGCTCATCGTGCGCCTCCCGGATCTCGAATCGCGGATGCACCTCCTCGCTGGACACGGAGGCGCCCTACGAGGAGCGGGCCACCACCTCCAACTCGAAGCGTTCTAGCTCCACGTTGATGGTGGAGAACCGCAAGCGATCGCTGGCCCACAGCTCCGACGATGAG TTGCGCAACTCGCTGGAGCCGATATTGACGCCCGTGAATTTTCGCACATCGCCGCCATTGGAGGCATTCAAGCCAAATCGTAGCCATATGATGTTCCGCTCCACAACGCCACTGATATTATCGGAGGCCCGATGTGGCatcgaaaatattaaattatgtgATAATAGTGTAAACGAGGAGAATGGTGACaacggcggtggcggtggcgtgGCCAATAGCAGTAAGTGCGCCAAGATTGGTGCAGGTAATGCCAGCGGAACTGGGACCgcaaccggaaacggaaacggcgGCAACGAGAATGAGCCGAGTGTGATCAAGGCGTGCAGCAGCTCGCTGAAGatgagcaacagcagccaccacATTTACCAGCCGCAGCCGAAGTATAGTTTTCACTACAACAGCTCGCGGAGCAGTCCGGCCAGCACCACTGGCCTGGATATGGAGGTGCGTTCGGTCAGTCCGCCGGCGAAACTGTTCCACTGCGCCATATCGCCCAGGCGGCGACCCAGTAACAATGCCAGTGGTGCAGCCGGGGGCGCCACAACAATATCACCATcgtcagcatcatcatcatcagccacAACAACGACACACAATGCTGCCAATTCCGCCGGAAATGCCGCTAACGTCACCGCCGTCGCCACCCAGAGACTGCAGCGACCGCATCGGCCGTGTTTAGATTTTGATAAGATGCAGCAGGTTAGTCTCTAA
- the LOC6730919 gene encoding uncharacterized protein LOC6730919 isoform X2, with the protein METSVAGQKPIASAMMCHQQTSSSCAHLMYDQHSSEEELEVINGPSSQAGQHPGTAATGSSCASRISNRGCTSSLDTEAPYEERATTSNSKRSSSTLMVENRKRSLAHSSDDELRNSLEPILTPVNFRTSPPLEAFKPNRSHMMFRSTTPLILSEARCGIENIKLCDNSVNEENGDNGGGGGVANSSKCAKIGAGNASGTGTATGNGNGGNENEPSVIKACSSSLKMSNSSHHIYQPQPKYSFHYNSSRSSPASTTGLDMEVRSVSPPAKLFHCAISPRRRPSNNASGAAGGATTISPSSASSSSATTTTHNAANSAGNAANVTAVATQRLQRPHRPCLDFDKMQQVSL; encoded by the exons ATGGAAACTA gtgttgctggccaaaaaccaatAGCTTCTGCAATGATGTGTCACCAGCAGACGTCGTCATCCTGCGCCCATCTCATGTACGACCAGCACAGTTCCGAGGAGGAGTTGGAGGTGATCAACGGGCCGTCCTCGCAGGCGGGTCAGCATCCCGGAACGGCGGCCACAGGCTCATCGTGCGCCTCCCGGATCTCGAATCGCGGATGCACCTCCTCGCTGGACACGGAGGCGCCCTACGAGGAGCGGGCCACCACCTCCAACTCGAAGCGTTCTAGCTCCACGTTGATGGTGGAGAACCGCAAGCGATCGCTGGCCCACAGCTCCGACGATGAG TTGCGCAACTCGCTGGAGCCGATATTGACGCCCGTGAATTTTCGCACATCGCCGCCATTGGAGGCATTCAAGCCAAATCGTAGCCATATGATGTTCCGCTCCACAACGCCACTGATATTATCGGAGGCCCGATGTGGCatcgaaaatattaaattatgtgATAATAGTGTAAACGAGGAGAATGGTGACaacggcggtggcggtggcgtgGCCAATAGCAGTAAGTGCGCCAAGATTGGTGCAGGTAATGCCAGCGGAACTGGGACCgcaaccggaaacggaaacggcgGCAACGAGAATGAGCCGAGTGTGATCAAGGCGTGCAGCAGCTCGCTGAAGatgagcaacagcagccaccacATTTACCAGCCGCAGCCGAAGTATAGTTTTCACTACAACAGCTCGCGGAGCAGTCCGGCCAGCACCACTGGCCTGGATATGGAGGTGCGTTCGGTCAGTCCGCCGGCGAAACTGTTCCACTGCGCCATATCGCCCAGGCGGCGACCCAGTAACAATGCCAGTGGTGCAGCCGGGGGCGCCACAACAATATCACCATcgtcagcatcatcatcatcagccacAACAACGACACACAATGCTGCCAATTCCGCCGGAAATGCCGCTAACGTCACCGCCGTCGCCACCCAGAGACTGCAGCGACCGCATCGGCCGTGTTTAGATTTTGATAAGATGCAGCAGGTTAGTCTCTAA
- the LOC6730920 gene encoding zinc finger protein 184, which produces MERKEVDTQQFIDHTLLANHFIMDLIDQTYKSEGPTNLSTNPSSGNSESGVGYVEKESLTPELNFHNTIFQFVNKSSPENDVVPHQADAQPTFPALAIEPTVPIDVSTGLHEDEDLLYAHNNASCTNARKVLPHKKRISRKLKGNIDPDLDHQHKHVQDVAPSSLYSCEICGYAVHTQLDFFAHLKQHYEPTVLEQRLVVQDPQQQHQQKEPLDMCGLSAQDKLQQEQAKLDQVFQDVQLNFENFHNISHHVNDVANVGVNMVLQGQPTDKLNTVVVNTSSTPNSVPVVDDVEFSDTEDMLEGIRNVVLKVSIEDTCDELVDLELTSSGMTAPWFNNNFRDITFPALLMPGEPPPASSEPATPLLKENPHVSDHMALDFLSPEKADPQEEAKLEKTLSKACEPNDQTLLVAPPACQTPPIPSVPPANSSIEQLRRSPLELSEAFKLEEDDMTDSRPASSFEEGDPDAEEPNESYQMEVLDASLSEEAENKTRRKHFCDKCNRDFNSYNALKYHQYTHNQQRSHKCESCERSFYTQSALKAHERTHSGVKPFKCDKCDFQFRQWGDLKYHIISRHSDVKAHMCEFCGKSFSRRYSLVVHRRIHTREKNYACQYCDKTFRASSYLLSHIKVHTGERPYECSICEKKFRVSGDLKRHSRIHDPSRASQPPAEKAKKKRAAASNKQMSIEEDDEVATNPQNHKSDAMRDQTGQKILGL; this is translated from the exons CATCATGGATCTGATAGATCAGACCTACAAATCCGAAGGTCCCACGAATCTGAGCACGAATCCCAGTTCCGGCAACTCCGAGAGCGGAGTGGGTTACGTGGAAAAGGAATCGCTGACGCCGGAGCTGAATTTCCACAACACCATCTTTCAGTTTGTGAACAAATCATCGCCGGAAAATGATGTTGTACCCCACCAGGCGGATGCGCAGCCCACATTTCCGGCCCTGGCCATTGAGCCCACGGTGCCCATCGACGTGTCCACGGGTCTCCACGAGGACGAAGATCTCCTCTATGCGCACAACAACGCCTCCTGCACGAACGCCCGCAAGGTGCTGCCCCACAAGAAACGCATTTCGCGGAAGCTCAAGGGCAACATAGACCCCGATCTGGACCACCAGCACAAGCATGTCCAGGATGTGGCCCCCTCTTCCCTGTATAGCTGTGAAATATGCGGCTACGCTGTGCACACCCAATTGGACTTTTTTGCCCATCTCAAGCAGCACTACGAGCCCACCGTTCTGGAGCAGCGCCTGGTCGTCCAGGATccccagcaacagcaccagcaaaAGGAACCCCTCGACATGTGTGGCTTGTCTGCGCAGGATAAG CTGCAACAGGAACAGGCCAAATTGGATCAGGTTTTTCAGGACGTGCAGCTTAATTTTGAGAACTTTCACAACATCAGTCACCATGTGAATGATGTTGCCAACGTCGGAGTGAATATGGTGCTGCAAGGACAGCCCACGGACAAATTAAATACCGTGGTCGTTAACACCAGCAGCACTCCGAATTCTGTACCCGTGGTGGACGACGTGGAGTTCAGCGATACGGAAGACATGCTCGAGGGTATCCGCAATGTGGTGCTCAAGGTTTCAATAGAAGACACCTGCGATGAACTGGTGGATCTTGAATTGACCTCCAGCGGAATGACGGCGCCCTGGTTTAATAACAACTTCAGGGATATCACATTTCCGGCTCTTCTGATGCCAGGAGAGCCGCCACCAGCTTCTTCAGAGCCAGCTACTCCACTGCTTAAAGAGAATCCCCATGTAAGCGACCACATGGCACTCGATTTTCTTAGTCCCGAGAAGGCGGACCCTCAAGAGGAAGCAAAACTGGAAAAAACTCTGTCTAAAGCCTGCGAGCCGAATGATCAAACCTTGTTAGTTGCACCACCTGCCTGCCAAACACCACCGATTCCCTCTGTACCTCCAGCCAACTCCTCCATCGAGCAGCTGCGCAGATCTCCCCTAGAGCTAAGTGAAGCCTTCAAATTGGAAGAGGACGACATGACCGATAGCCGACCAGCTTCGTCGTTTGAGGAAGGAGATCCCGATGCTGAAGAGCCAAATGAAAGTTATCAGATGGAGGTTTTGGATGCGAGCTTATCCGAGGAGGCGGAGAACAAGACAAGGAGGAAACATTTCTGCGACAAGTGCAACCGCGATTTCAACTCGTACAATGCCCTCAAGTATCATCAGTACACGCACAATCAGCAGAGATCCCACAAATGCGAGAGCTGCGAGAGATCCTTCTACACGCAGAGTGCGCTAAAGGCTCACGAAAGGACAC ATTCCGGCGTGAAACCCTTTAAATGCGACAAGTGCGACTTTCAGTTTCGGCAGTGGGGTGACCTGAAGTACCACATCATCTCGCGGCACAGCGACGTCAAGGCGCACATGTGCGAATTTTGCGGAAAGAGCTTTTCCCGGCGCTACTCCCTGGTTGTCCACCGAAGAATCCATACCAGGGAGAAGAACTACGCTTGCCAGTATTGTGACAAGACCTTCCGGGCCAGCTCCTACCTGCTTAGCCACATCAAAGTGCACACGGGGGAGCGGCCGTACGAGTGTTCCATCTGTGAAAAGAAATTCCGAGTCTCAGGCGATCTCAAGCGACATTCACGGATCCACGATCCCAGCAGAGCAAGCCAACCGCCTGCGGAGAAAgcaaaaaagaagagggcAGCCGCGAGCAATAAGCAAATGTCAATCGAAGAGGATGACGAGGTGGCCACCAACCCCCAAAACCATAAGTCTGACGCCATGCGCGACCAAACTGGACAGAAAATCCTGGGCTTATAG